The Papaver somniferum cultivar HN1 chromosome 3, ASM357369v1, whole genome shotgun sequence genome includes a region encoding these proteins:
- the LOC113361622 gene encoding uncharacterized protein LOC113361622 translates to MARAMMHLCIASLMMLLAMGLMAEAARYPPGLDNPSQATCKNKNYKTCYNLPHVCPKFCGDQGCHVNCVSCKPVCGPDDGSSSSPPEEGTPPVYPTPPTPTPSPPTEPTPSPPTEPTPPPVYPSPPTEPTPSPPVYPSPPTEPTPSPPVYPSPPTEPTPSPPTPTTPSTPPSSEVLAKRRSRCRSKNPKYSKCYNVEHVCPAACPNGCVVDCVTCKPMCNCDQPGAVCQDPRFVGGDGITFYFHGKQNSNFCLLSDSNLHINAHFIGKRNQNLKRDFTWVQSIGILFGDHQIYVGARKTANWDDSVDRLGLTFDGQPIYLPESEGATWQSEVTPGVTITRSSMTNKVIVEVEGNFKITANVVPITEEESKVHNYRITKDDCFAHLDLGFKFYSLGENVNGVLGQTYANNYVSKVNMGASMSVMGGDDKFITSSVFAKDCAVARFTGSAISSSRSSSEYASLSCGSGIDGRGVICKK, encoded by the exons ATGGCTCGTGCAATGATGCATCTTTGTATTGCATCTCTTATGATGTTGTTGGCGATGGGGTTGATGGCAGAGGCAGCTAGATATCCACCAGGACTCGATAATCCTAGCCAAGCTACTTGTAAGAACAAGAACTACAAGACATGCTACAACTTACCTCATGTTTGCCCTAAGTTTTGTGGTGACCAGGGTTGTCATGTCAATTGTGTTTCATGCAAACCTGTGTGTGGTCCTGATGATGGATCATCTTCTAGTCCTCCAGAAGAAGGCACTCCTCCAGTTTATCCAACACCACCGACGCCAACACCTTCACCACCTACCGAGCCAACCCCTTCACCACCTACAGAGCCAACTCCACCTCCAGTTTATCCATCACCCCCTACTGAGCCAACTCCTTCACCTCCAGTTTATCCATCACCCCCTACTGAGCCAACTCCTTCACCTCCAGTTTATCCATCACCCCCTACTGAGCCAACTCCTTCACCCCCTACCCCAACAACTCCATCCACTCCGCCTAGTTCCGAGGTTTTAGCAAAGAGACGGTCTAGGTGCAGATCTAAAAACCCCAAATACAGCAAGTGCTACAATGTTGAGCATGTTTGTCCTGCTGCGTGCCCTAATGGATGTGTGGTCGACTGTGTAACCTGCAAACCCATGTGCA ACTGTGATCAACCCGGAGCCGTTTGCCAAGATCCACGATTTGTAGGTGGTGATGGTATcaccttttacttccatggaaaACAAAACAGCAACTTTTGCCTTCTTTCAGACTCCAACCTCCACATAAATGCGCACTTCATTGGTAAAAGAAACCAAAATCTGAAAAGAGACTTCACTTGGGTTCAATCTATTGGTATTCTCTTTGGTGATCACCAAATCTATGTTGGCGCTCGGAAGACAGCCAATTGGGATGATTCTGTCGACCGTCTAGGACTCACTTTCGATGGACAACCCATATACTTGCCTGAATCCGAAGGAGCCACATGGCAATCTGAAGTCACTCCGGGTGTCACCATTACTAGGTCAAGTATGACTAACAAAGTCATTGTTGAAGTAGAAGGAAACTTCAAGATCACTGCTAATGTTGTGCCCATCACGGAAGAAGAATCTAAGGTCCACAACTACAGAATAACTAAAGATGACTGTTTTGCTCATCTCGACCTTGGTTTCAAGTTCTACTCACTAGGTGAAAATGTAAATGGTGTCTTAGGACAGACTTATGCTAACAATTACGTGAGTAAAGTGAACATGGGTGCATCTATGTCTGTCATGGGTGGAGACGATAAGTTTATCACATCAAGTGTATTTGCAAAGGACTGTGCTGTTGCTAGATTTACCGGCTCTGCTATCTCTAGCAGCAGATCTTCTTCAGAGTATGCTAGCCTAAGTTGTGGCAGTGGAATTGATGGACGTGGTGTTATTTGCAAGAAATAG